One Cucumis sativus cultivar 9930 chromosome 1, Cucumber_9930_V3, whole genome shotgun sequence DNA segment encodes these proteins:
- the LOC101216276 gene encoding protein EARLY FLOWERING 5 isoform X1, producing the protein MKTTKGGKVMNPTDAYRKELRKKELKRNKKERKKVREVGILKKDPDAIKEQIQKLEMMKADGALDKARKHKKRQLEDTLNLVLKKRREYEDKMKEKGEVPVMFSHLGPPKRRTAEEEEERGKHPNPEDSVYHHPTLNPTGAPPPGKPPMFKSSIGPRVPLSDASTSGAAPSLNMEPEDVPLAVPPPPPPPPLPDSAKLGSADGPALPDSLPLPPPPPLPPKPVASNLGLPLPPPPPGPPPREQVAGRPPFLLPPSLQQSTMMLPSGTSEGEKERSQPSAFLDDSTSKMPAQVPTTLPPPPPPPGMPPKGDQSEGVSGDEEANNSLVIKDVSKLVPPPPPPRPPPGPGPSLIPTLQPDVLPPGISRFPPPPPPPDMRPTLSAPGVPLPPGMMVPLMPRPPFGPPLGPPPMMRPPLPPGPPPIFHEDDHNAQMPLVPQKPSYVKSAASTVVKRPLAQHTPELTAMVPASVRVRRELAAPKSKPKPSPSTTAAPSLPTAPIVGKPELVSSSSAPKKQSIDDSYMAFLEDMKALGALDE; encoded by the exons ATGAAGACGACCAAAGGAGGTAAGGTGATGAACCCTACGGATGCTTATCGAAAGGAGCTTCGCAAGAAGGAATTGAAACGG aataagaaagagagaaaaaaggtaAGAGAGGTGggaattttgaagaaagatCCTGATGCAATCAAGGAGCAAAttcaaaagttggaaatgATGA AGGCTGATGGTGCCCTTGATAAAGCTAGAAAGCACAAGAAAAGGCAGTTAGAAGATACTCTTAATCTTGTattaaagaagagaagg GAATATGAAGATAAAATGAAGGAGAAGGGTGAGGTCCCAGTTATGTTCAG TCATTTGGGACCTCCAAAAAGACGAACAGctgaagaggaagaagagagaggGAAACATCCAAATCCTGAA GACTCTGTCTACCACCATCCCACACTAAATCCCACTGGAGCTCCACCACCTGGGAAACCTCCAATGTTTAAATCATCAATTG GACCACGAGTTCCTCTATCCGATGCTTCTACTAGTGGTGCTGCACCATCCTTGAATATGGAGCCGGAGGATGTTCCCTTGGCTGTACCTCCACCTCCCCCACCACCTCCTTTGCCAGACTCTGCTAAGTTGGGTTCTGCTGATGGTCCTGCTCTACCTGATTCCTTACCTTTACCTCCTCCACCTCCATTGCCACCTAAGCCTGTAGCATCAAACTTGGGTTTACCATTACCTCCACCACCTCCTGGACCTCCACCAAGGGAACAAGTTGCAGGCCGCCCTCCCTTTTTGTTGCCTCCATCTTTGCAGCAGTCTACCATGATGCTCCCTTCTGGAACCAGTGAAGGTGAAAAGGAGAGAAGTCAACCGTCTGCATTTTTGGATGATTCAACTTCCAAGATGCCAGCTCAG GTACCTACTACTCTCCCGCCGCCTCCCCCCCCACCTGGGATGCCACCAAAGGGTGATCAGTCTGAAGGTGTGTCAGGTGATGAGGAGGCAAATAATTCTTTAGTGATTAAAGATGTTTCTAAACTGGttcctccacctccacctccaaGACCTCCTCCGGGACCTGGGCCTTCATTGATACCAACCTTGCAGCCTGATGTATTACCCCCTGGAATATCTCGATTTCCcccacctccacctccaccagATATGCGACCAACATTATCCGCACCTGGAGTTCCACTCCCACCCGGAATGATGGTTCCGTTAATGCCACGGCCACCATTTGGGCCTCCTCTTGGACCTCCACCCATGATGAGACCACCTCTTCCTCCTGGACCTCCTCCAATTTTTCATGAAGATGACCATAATGCACAAATGCCACTTGTCCCTCAAAAGCCCTCATATGTTAAATCTGCAGCATCTACTGTTGTTAAGCGTCCGCTGGCTCAACACACTCCAGAACTTACAGCAATG GTTCCTGCATCAGTTAGAGTGAGAAGAGAGCTAGCAGCACCGAAGTCTAAGCCAAAACCTTCACCATCAACTACAGCAGCTCCATCCCTGCCCACAGCTCCTATCGTAGGGAAGCCAGAGTTGGTCAGCTCATCATCGGCCCCAAAGAAACAGAGTATTGATGACTCATATATGGCATTTTTGGAGGACATGAAAGCTCTTGGCGCTCTTGACGAATGA
- the LOC101216276 gene encoding protein EARLY FLOWERING 5 isoform X2 — translation MCAYQNKKERKKVREVGILKKDPDAIKEQIQKLEMMKADGALDKARKHKKRQLEDTLNLVLKKRREYEDKMKEKGEVPVMFSHLGPPKRRTAEEEEERGKHPNPEDSVYHHPTLNPTGAPPPGKPPMFKSSIGPRVPLSDASTSGAAPSLNMEPEDVPLAVPPPPPPPPLPDSAKLGSADGPALPDSLPLPPPPPLPPKPVASNLGLPLPPPPPGPPPREQVAGRPPFLLPPSLQQSTMMLPSGTSEGEKERSQPSAFLDDSTSKMPAQVPTTLPPPPPPPGMPPKGDQSEGVSGDEEANNSLVIKDVSKLVPPPPPPRPPPGPGPSLIPTLQPDVLPPGISRFPPPPPPPDMRPTLSAPGVPLPPGMMVPLMPRPPFGPPLGPPPMMRPPLPPGPPPIFHEDDHNAQMPLVPQKPSYVKSAASTVVKRPLAQHTPELTAMVPASVRVRRELAAPKSKPKPSPSTTAAPSLPTAPIVGKPELVSSSSAPKKQSIDDSYMAFLEDMKALGALDE, via the exons ATGTGTGCCTACCAGaataagaaagagagaaaaaaggtaAGAGAGGTGggaattttgaagaaagatCCTGATGCAATCAAGGAGCAAAttcaaaagttggaaatgATGA AGGCTGATGGTGCCCTTGATAAAGCTAGAAAGCACAAGAAAAGGCAGTTAGAAGATACTCTTAATCTTGTattaaagaagagaagg GAATATGAAGATAAAATGAAGGAGAAGGGTGAGGTCCCAGTTATGTTCAG TCATTTGGGACCTCCAAAAAGACGAACAGctgaagaggaagaagagagaggGAAACATCCAAATCCTGAA GACTCTGTCTACCACCATCCCACACTAAATCCCACTGGAGCTCCACCACCTGGGAAACCTCCAATGTTTAAATCATCAATTG GACCACGAGTTCCTCTATCCGATGCTTCTACTAGTGGTGCTGCACCATCCTTGAATATGGAGCCGGAGGATGTTCCCTTGGCTGTACCTCCACCTCCCCCACCACCTCCTTTGCCAGACTCTGCTAAGTTGGGTTCTGCTGATGGTCCTGCTCTACCTGATTCCTTACCTTTACCTCCTCCACCTCCATTGCCACCTAAGCCTGTAGCATCAAACTTGGGTTTACCATTACCTCCACCACCTCCTGGACCTCCACCAAGGGAACAAGTTGCAGGCCGCCCTCCCTTTTTGTTGCCTCCATCTTTGCAGCAGTCTACCATGATGCTCCCTTCTGGAACCAGTGAAGGTGAAAAGGAGAGAAGTCAACCGTCTGCATTTTTGGATGATTCAACTTCCAAGATGCCAGCTCAG GTACCTACTACTCTCCCGCCGCCTCCCCCCCCACCTGGGATGCCACCAAAGGGTGATCAGTCTGAAGGTGTGTCAGGTGATGAGGAGGCAAATAATTCTTTAGTGATTAAAGATGTTTCTAAACTGGttcctccacctccacctccaaGACCTCCTCCGGGACCTGGGCCTTCATTGATACCAACCTTGCAGCCTGATGTATTACCCCCTGGAATATCTCGATTTCCcccacctccacctccaccagATATGCGACCAACATTATCCGCACCTGGAGTTCCACTCCCACCCGGAATGATGGTTCCGTTAATGCCACGGCCACCATTTGGGCCTCCTCTTGGACCTCCACCCATGATGAGACCACCTCTTCCTCCTGGACCTCCTCCAATTTTTCATGAAGATGACCATAATGCACAAATGCCACTTGTCCCTCAAAAGCCCTCATATGTTAAATCTGCAGCATCTACTGTTGTTAAGCGTCCGCTGGCTCAACACACTCCAGAACTTACAGCAATG GTTCCTGCATCAGTTAGAGTGAGAAGAGAGCTAGCAGCACCGAAGTCTAAGCCAAAACCTTCACCATCAACTACAGCAGCTCCATCCCTGCCCACAGCTCCTATCGTAGGGAAGCCAGAGTTGGTCAGCTCATCATCGGCCCCAAAGAAACAGAGTATTGATGACTCATATATGGCATTTTTGGAGGACATGAAAGCTCTTGGCGCTCTTGACGAATGA
- the LOC101216524 gene encoding HIPL1 protein, producing MERFTGVILFLCGLLLLVHPTVSLPLCSDSTAPFTLNTTLKFCPYNGSVCCNSTQDGVIQRQFQRMNISDPACASLVKSIACARCDPFSGDLYQVNSTPRPVPLLCNSTSEKSPQSNQAATDFCSTVWDTCQNVTIVNSPFAPSLQGRAGVPTNSSTSKLSDLWQSKADFCNAFGGASSEESVCFVGEPVSLNNTELPSPPHGLCLEKIGNGTYLNMVPHPDGSNRAFFSSQAGKIWLATIPEKGSGGVLGVDESKPFVDLTDEVNFDTQFGMMGLAFHPNFAQNGRFFASFNCDKVKWPGCSGRCSCNSDVNCDPSKLPADSGSQPCQHQSVVAEYTVNGSASQPSLATTAKPSEVRRIITIGLPFTSHHGGQILFGPDGYLYFMMGDGGGQGGDPYNFSQNKKSLLGKIMRLDINNFPSPEDIDKLDLWGNYTIPKDNPFVEDQGAQPEIWAYGLRNPWRCSFDSERPSYFMCGDVGQDQYEEVDIITKGGNYGWRVYEGPLLFVPNSSPGGSTPVDSINPIFPVMGYNHSAISKNVGSASITGGYFYRSKTDPCMYGRYLYGDLYASAIWAGIENPENSGNFTSDKIPFSCAPDSPIPCSSTPGSSLPALGYVFSFGEDNDKDIYLLTSSGVYRVAAPSRCKYTCSLENVTSTVGSSGPTPSPPPSHASRSTNSWSNLMLLLTYVLLLLMTCS from the exons ATGGAACGTTTTACTGGGGTCATCCTCTTCCTCTGTGGGCTTCTGCTGTTAGTTCATCCTACAGTTTCACTTCCCTTGTGCTCTGATTCAA CGGCTCCCTTTACTTTAAACACTACATTGAAGTTCTGTCCTTATAATGGGAGTGTTTGCTGTAATTCTACACAAGATGGGGTTATACAGAGACAATTCCAAAGGATGAACATTTCTGATCCTGCTTGTGCTTCTCTAGTCAAATCCATTGCCTGTGCG AGGTGTGATCCATTTTCTGGAGATCTGTATCAAGTCAATTCAACACCTAGGCCAGTTCCTCTTCTCTGCAACTCCACTTCAGAGAAATCACCACAATCGAACCAAGCAGCTACTGACTTCTGTTCTACAGTATGGGACACATGCCAAAATGTAACCATAGTCAACTCCCCCTTTGCCCCTTCGTTACAGGGTCGAGCTGGAGTACCTACTAACTCGAGTACTAGCAAGCTCTCAGATCTATGGCAGTCAAAGGCTGACTTCTGCAACGCATTTGGAGGAGCATCTTCGGAAGAGTCAGTCTGCTTTGTTGGTGAACCTGTGTCACTTAACAATACTGAACTTCCTAGCCCTCCACATGGCTTATGTCTTGAGAAAATTGGGAATGGAACTTACCTGAATATGGTGCCCCATCCTGATGGATCTAATCGTGCATTCTTCTCTAGCCAAGCAGGCAAGATTTGGTTGGCAACTATTCCTGAGAAGGGATCGGGAGGAGTCTTGGGGGTCGATGAATCTAAACCTTTTGTAGATTTAACCGATGAAGTTAACTTCGATACTCAATTTGGCATGATGGGCCTTGCATTTCATCCAAACTTTGCACAAAATGGGAGATTCTTTGCTTCTTTCAATTGTGACAAGGTTAAGTGGCCAGGATGCTCTGGAAGATGTTCTTGTAATTCTGATGTTAATTGTGATCCTTCCAAACTACCAGCTGATAGTGGATCCCAACCGTGCCAACATCAAAGTGTAGTCGCAGAGTACACAGTCAATGGTAGCGCATCCCAGCCTTCATTG GCAACAACTGCAAAGCCATCAGAAGTAAGAAGAATAATCACTATTGGTCTTCCATTTACCTCTCATCATGGGGGACAGATACTCTTCGGGCCAGATGGTTATCTTTACTTCATGATGGGAGACGGTGGTGGTCAAGGTGGTGATCCTTACAATTTTTCCCAGAACAAGAAATCATTGCTTGGGAAGATTATGAGGCTTGATATTAATAACTTTCCAA GTCCAGAAGATATCGATAAACTTGATTTATGGGGAAACTATACTATTCCTAAAGATAACCCATTTGTTGAAGATCAAGGAGCACAGCCGGAGATATGGGCTTACGGTTTGAGAAATCCTTGGCGTTGCAGTTTTGATTCAGAAAGACCTTCCTACTTCATGTGTGGAGATGTTGGACAG GATCAATACGAAGAGGTGGATATCATCACAAAGGGCGGAAACTACGGTTGGCGCGTTTACGAGGGTCCTCTTTTGTTTGTTCCAAATTCATCCCCTGGAGGGTCCACACCTGTAGATTCCATAAATCCAATCTTCCCTGTGATGGGCTACAACCATTCTGCAATAAGCAAGAATGTAGGTTCTGCATCAATAACAGGGGGATACTTCTATCGATCTAAGACCGATCCGTGTATGTACGGAAG GTACTTGTATGGAGATTTGTATGCTTCTGCTATATGGGCAGGAATTGAAAACCCAGAAAACAGTGGAAACTTTACCTCAGATAAGATCCCTTTCAGTTGTGCACCTGATTCTCCTATACCTTGTAGTTCCACTCCAGGCAGCTCTCTTCCAGCGTTGGGTTATGTCTTCTCATTTGGTGAGGACAATGACAAAGACATTTACCTTTTAACCAGCAGTGGTGTTTACAGGGTCGCTGCACCTAGTCGTTGTAAATACACTTGCTCATTGGAAAACGTGACGTCAACGGTTGGAAGTTCTGGTCCAACGCCATCTCCTCCTCCGTCTCATGCAAGTCGGTCGACGAACTCATGGAGTAACCTGATGCTCCTACTCACTTATGTGCTACTTCTGCTTATGACTTGTAGCTGA
- the LOC101219757 gene encoding AAA-ATPase ASD, mitochondrial: protein MGSITRKYKMNRNDGKAVPRKKPMTMTEILTSTSSTLATIMFAWSIIRQYSPQGLRQYFQTYFSKFMDYIYPSPYVRIAIYEFVGDRFSRNKAFAAVEAYLSDKLSDDAKRLKAEVGESKNNFSLSMDEYERVTDEYENAEFWWTSSKIAGSATKSLSLYPDTDRRFYQLKFHKKHRELVKESYLKHVLKEGKEIRVNRRRRKLYTNGTGNRWLIHRSTTWSEVYFEHPASFDTIGMDPIKKQEIIEDLLTFSQSKEYYARIGKAWKRGYLLYGPPGTGKSTMIAAMANLLNYDVYDLELTAVKDNTELRKLLIETTSKSIIVIEDIDCSLEFTKQRKIVEKKSSNEEKEKKKAIKEPKKEEEEVKSKVTLSGLLNFIDGIWSACGGERLIVFTTNHLEKLDPALIRRGRMDKHIELSYCSYEAFKVLAKNYLNVETHELFEEIKELFNNVKMSPADVAENLMPKSREEAEEHALRRLIGSLEETKRVAEEKKKEKSKETSPPKIVDEKERPSEIVKEEESSLE from the coding sequence ATGGGTTCCATTACCAGAAAGTACAAGATGAACAGAAACGACGGCAAGGCGGTCCCTAGAAAGAAGCCGATGACGATGACGGAGATTTTAACATCAACAAGCTCTACACTTGCGACGATCATGTTCGCCTGGTCGATCATCCGTCAGTACTCTCCTCAAGGGCTCCGCCAATATTTCCAGACATATTTTAGTAAGTTCATGGATTATATCTATCCTAGTCCGTACGTTCGAATTGCTATCTACGAATTCGTTGGTGATCGTTTCAGTAGGAACAAAGCCTTCGCGGCGGTTGAAGCGTATCTGAGCGATAAACTTTCAGACGACGCTAAAAGACTCAAAGCCGAAGTTGGAGAAAGCAAGAATAACTTCTCATTGAGTATGGATGAGTACGAAAGAGTTACTGATGAGTATGAAAACGCTGAGTTCTGGTGGACTTCGAGCAAAATCGCCGGATCGGCTACGAAATCCCTCTCTTTGTATCCAGATACCGATCGAAGATTCTACCAGCTTAAATTTCACAAGAAGCATCGAGAACTTGTAAAAGAATCGTATCTGAAGCATGTATtgaaggaaggaaaagaaatcaGAGTGAATCGGAGGCGGAGGAAGCTTTACACTAACGGAACAGGAAACCGATGGCTAATTCACCGGTCAACGACGTGGAGCGAAGTTTACTTCGAACATCCTGCAAGTTTTGACACAATCGGAATGGATCCAATCAAAAAGCAAGAGATTATAGAAGATTTACTAACATTTAGCCAAAGTAAAGAGTATTACGCTCGAATCGGCAAGGCGTGGAAACGAGGTTACCTTCTGTACGGCCCGCCGGGGACGGGGAAATCAACGATGATCGCCGCCATGGCGAATTTGCTAAACTACGACGTTTACGATTTGGAATTAACAGCAGTGAAGGACAATACAGAGCTTCGGAAGCTTCTAATTGAGACGACGAGCAAATCGATAATCGTGATTGAAGATATCGATTGTTCATTAGAATTCACTAAGCAAAGGAAAATcgtggaaaaaaaaagctcaaatgaggagaaagagaagaagaaagcaatTAAGGAAccgaagaaagaagaagaagaagtgaaaAGCAAAGTAACTCTGTCTGGATTGTTGAATTTCATCGACGGAATTTGGTCAGCTTGTGGCGGAGAGAGACTGATCGTTTTCACAACAAATCACTTGGAGAAGCTTGATCCGGCATTAATTCGTAGAGGAAGAATGGACAAACACATTGAGCTTTCTTATTGTAGCTATGAAGCTTTCAAAGTGTTGGCTAAGAACTACTTGAATGTTGAAACACATGAGCTTTTTGAAGAGATTAAAGAGCTTTTCAACAATGTAAAAATGTCGCCGGCGGATGTCGCCGAGAATCTCATGCCGAAATCACGGGAAGAAGCGGAGGAGCATGCGCTTCGTAGGTTAATTGGAAGCTTGGAAGAGACGAAGAGAGTAgcggaggagaagaagaaagagaaatcaaAGGAGACTTCGCCTCCAAAGATAGTCGACGAAAAAGAGAGACCATCGGAAATAGTAAAGGAAGAAGAGTCGTCTTTAGAGTGA
- the LOC101220003 gene encoding AAA-ATPase At3g28580, with the protein MYSLFSGLQSISSAGEQHHQNTSTTATMWMGATSMAGWWAAAGPTIASFMFVWAMIQQSCPRAFRHYFEKYSLRFMNYFHPYIQISVHEYVGERLKRSEAFSAVESYLSKNSSQSATRLKAEIGQDSTNLVLSMDDHEKVTDEFQGVKVWWVLNMTGSSKSSGNSFPDPDRRYYTLTFHKRSRKLITETYLKHVLGEGKEIRVRNRQRKLFTNGSGGRWYYSQTMWSHIVFEHPATFDTIAMESEKKQEIIDDLLTFTRSKELYARIGKAWKRGYLLYGPPGTGKSTMIAAMANLLNYDVYDLELTAVKNNTQLRTLLIETTSKSIVVIEDIDCSLDLTGQRKKKEEKSTDDKEKSPKESSKKEEDDTSSKVTLSGLLNFIDGLWSASGGERLIVFTTNYVEKLDPALIRTGRMDKHIELSYCSFEAFKVLAKNYLNLETHLLFDQIKELIRCVKITPADVAENLMPKSPNDDPDKLLRKLIQTLEGVKTAAVERESQEVNPEGLTN; encoded by the coding sequence ATGTATTCCCTTTTCAGTGGTTTACAAAGCATAAGCTCTGCTGGGGAGCAACACCACCAGAACACCAGTACCACTGCAACAATGTGGATGGGAGCAACATCCATGGCAGGGTGGTGGGCAGCTGCTGGTCCAACCATTGCAAGTTTCATGTTTGTGTGGGCTATGATTCAACAATCTTGCCCCCGAGCATTTCGTCATTACTTTGAAAAATACTCGTTGAGATTCATGAACTACTTCCATCCTTACATCCAGATCTCAGTCCACGAATATGTTGGTGAACGCCTCAAGCGGAGTGAAGCTTTCTCAGCGGTTGAGTCATATCTCAGCAAAAATTCATCCCAAAGTGCTACACGACTCAAAGCTGAGATAGGACAAGATAGCACCAACTTGGTATTGAGTATGGATGATCATGAAAAGGTGACCGATGAATTTCAAGGAGTAAAAGTATGGTGGGTTTTAAACATGACAGGTTCGTCGAAAAGTTCAGGCAATTCTTTTCCAGATCCTGATAGGAGATACTATACACTCACGTTTCATAAGCGGAGCAGAAAATTAATTACAGAAACATATTTGAAGCATGTCTTGGGTGAAGGGAAAGAAATCAGAGTGAGAAACAGGCAGAGGAAGCTTTTTACCAATGGCTCTGGTGGTAGATGGTATTACAGCCAAACCATGTGGAGCCACATCGTATTTGAGCACCCTGCAACATTTGACACCATAGCAATGGAGTCAGAGAAAAAGCAGGAGATTATAGATGATTTATTGACCTTCACCAGGAGCAAAGAGTTGTATGCTCGAATTGGGAAGGCATGGAAACGTGGTTATCTTTTATATGGTCCACCTGGGACAGGAAAGTCAACAATGATCGCTGCAATGGCCAATCTGCTAAATTATGATGTTTATGACCTGGAGCTCACTGCAGTGAAGAACAACACCCAGCTTCGAACACTTTTGATCGAAACGACAAGTAAATCGATCGTTGTGATTGAGGATATTGATTGCTCACTTGATCTTACAGGgcagagaaagaagaaagaagaaaagtctACAGATGACAAAGAGAAATCCCCCAAAGAATCctcaaagaaagaagaggacGACACCAGCAGTAAAGTCACTCTCTCGGGATTGTTGAACTTCATTGATGGATTATGGTCAGCTAGTGGTGGGGAAAGACTTATTGTTTTCACAACCAATTATGTGGAGAAGCTTGATCCAGCCCTCATTAGAACAGGTCGGATGGACAAACATATTGAGCTTTCTTATTGCAGCTTCGAGGCATTCAAAGTGCTTGCAAAAAATTACTTGAATCTAGAGACTCATCTCctatttgatcaaattaaagaattgatCAGATGTGTCAAAATCACCCCTGCTGATGTTGCAGAGAACCTCATGCCCAAGTCTCCTAATGATGATCCTGACAAACTTCTTCGCAAATTGATCCAAACTCTAGAAGGGGTAAAAACTGCAGCAGTTGAAAGGGAATCTCAAGAAGTAAATCCTGAGGGTTTAACCAACTGA
- the LOC101216763 gene encoding AAA-ATPase At3g28580 has protein sequence MFLFFSSLKNSSTQAQLNHNTTTGMWMGAASMAGSWVAAGPTIASFMFVWAMIQQYCPQAVLRFFKKYWRRLMNYFHPYIQISIHEFAGERLKRSEAFIAIESYLSKNSSNTAKRLKAEIGKDSTNLVFSMDDHEKVTDEFQGVKVWWVLNRTGSSTNPDNSYPNPDKRYYTLTFHKNHRSLITEPYLKYVLSEGKEIRVRNRQRKLYTNGSGGRWSYSHTMWSHIVFEHPATFDTIGMEAKKKQEIIDDLQTFTSSKDFYARIGKAWKRGYLLYGPPGTGKSTMIAAMANLLNYDIYDLELTAVKNNTELRKLLIETTSKSIIVIEDIDCSLDLTGQRKKKEEKLKDDEKEKPSKESSHKEDESSSKVTLSGLLNFIDGIWSACGGERLIVFTTNYVEKLDPALIRTGRMDKHIELSYCSFESFLVLAKNYLNLETHPLFDQIKELIEDVNITPADVAENLMPKSPKDDLEKRIHKLIQTLQQAKEAAIVEESQEANTAESTTTYLQSQTEGERSSSSSI, from the coding sequence ATGTTTCTCTTCTTCAGTAGTCTAAAGAACAGCTCAACTCAGGCACAGCTTAACCACAACACAACTACAGGGATGTGGATGGGGGCAGCTTCAATGGCAGGTTCATGGGTAGCAGCTGGTCCAACAATTGCAAGCTTCATGTTTGTTTGGGCTATGATTCAACAATATTGCCCACAAGCAGTTCTTCGTTTCTTCAAGAAATACTGGCGTAGACTCATGAACTACTTCCATCCTTACATACAGATCTCCATCCATGAATTTGCTGGTGAACGTCTTAAACGTAGTGAAGCTTTCATTGCAATTGAATCATATCTCAGCAAGAATTCATCCAATACAGCCAAAAGACTCAAAGCTGAGATAGGAAAAGACAGCACAAATTTGGTGTTCAGTATGGATGATCATGAAAAAGTGACTGATGAATTTCAAGGAGTGAAAGTATGGTGGGTTTTAAACAGAACAGGTTCATCAACAAATCCTGATAATTCGTATCCCAATCCTGATAAGAGATATTATACACTCACTTTCCACAAGAATCACAGAAGTTTAATTACGGAACCATATTTGAAGTATGTGTTGAGTGAAGGGAAAGAAATTAGAGTAAGAAACAGGCAAAGGAAGCTTTATACCAATGGTTCTGGTGGAAGATGGAGTTACAGCCATACTATGTGGAGTCACATAGTGTTTGAGCACCCTGCAACATTTGACACCATAGGAATGGAAGCAAAGAAAAAGCAAGAGATTATAGATGATTTGCAGACCTTTACAAGCAGTAAGGATTTTTATGCTCGAATTGGGAAGGCTTGGAAACGTGGGTATCTTCTATATGGTCCACCAGGAACAGGGAAATCAACTATGATTGCTGCAATGGCAAATCTACTGAACTACGATATTTATGACTTGGAACTCACTGCAGTGAAAAACAACACAGAGCTTAGGAAACTTTTGATTGAGACTACCAGCAAATCGATAATCGTGATTGAGGATATCGATTGCTCGCTTGATTTAACGGGgcagaggaagaagaaagaagagaagttgaaggatgatgagaaagaaaaaccttCCAAAGAATCTTCCCATAAAGAAGATGAGAGCAGTAGTAAAGTTACTTTGTCCGGATTGTTGAATTTCATTGATGGAATATGGTCAGCTTGTGGTGGGGAAAGGCTTATTGTTTTCACTACTAATTATGTAGAGAAACTTGATCCAGCACTTATCAGAACTGGTCGGATGGATAAACATATTGAGCTTTCTTATTGTAGTTTTGAGTCATTTCTAGTGCTGGCGAAGAATTACTTGAATCTCGAAACTCATCCATTATTTGATCAGATCAAAGAACTGATTGAAGATGTCAATATCACACCCGCTGATGTTGCAGAGAACCTCATGCCCAAGTCTCCAAAAGATGACCTTGAGAAACGTATTCacaaattaattcaaactttGCAACAGGCAAAGGAAGCAGCAATAGTTGAGGAATCTCAAGAAGCAAATACAGCGGAATCAACCACAACCTATCTTCAGTCACAAACTGAAGGTGAACGCTCATCTTCTAGTTCAATTTAA